One Bacillus andreraoultii genomic region harbors:
- a CDS encoding acetylornithine transaminase: MNTYNRYPVTIVSGKGCYVWDDQNNKYLDFTSGIATCNLGHAPDGVKQALVKQLDEIWHCSNLFHIPNQNTLGKLLVEHSCFDKVFFCNSGAEANEAAIKLARKYAYDHQKSKDIITFTQSFHGRTMATLTATGQTKIQTGFSPLIPGFSYLSFNDFTALNQIKELKPAAVLLEIVQGEGGVIPANPVWLKELAKICKTEHILLIVDEIQTGIGRTGKLFAYEHYGIEPDIMTLAKGLGSGFPIGAMLAKKEVAARFQPGSHGSTFGGNPLATAAGIATMNQIIQTDILSSAKEQMDQLKEKLLELKMRHTVIKEVRGLGFLLGVEIDGEANKIVQLAIEEKLLVLTAGPHVVRILPPLTVTSDDMKLFIERFDKVLEKME; the protein is encoded by the coding sequence TTTACATCAGGAATTGCCACTTGTAATTTAGGCCACGCACCTGATGGAGTAAAACAAGCACTCGTAAAACAACTGGATGAGATTTGGCATTGTAGCAATCTATTCCATATCCCGAACCAAAATACATTAGGAAAGCTACTTGTTGAACATAGTTGTTTCGATAAAGTATTTTTCTGCAATAGTGGAGCAGAGGCAAATGAGGCAGCGATAAAGTTAGCAAGAAAATATGCTTACGATCATCAAAAGTCTAAGGACATAATTACATTTACGCAATCTTTTCACGGACGCACAATGGCTACGTTAACTGCGACAGGGCAAACAAAAATCCAAACGGGTTTTAGTCCCTTAATTCCAGGGTTTTCTTACTTATCGTTCAATGATTTCACAGCGTTAAATCAAATAAAGGAACTTAAACCAGCAGCAGTTTTATTAGAGATCGTGCAAGGAGAAGGCGGTGTGATTCCAGCTAATCCAGTGTGGCTGAAGGAGCTGGCAAAAATATGTAAAACAGAACATATTTTACTAATCGTTGATGAAATCCAAACTGGGATAGGTCGAACAGGAAAACTATTTGCCTATGAACATTACGGAATCGAACCGGATATTATGACGCTAGCAAAAGGATTAGGCTCTGGTTTTCCAATCGGTGCGATGTTAGCAAAAAAGGAAGTAGCCGCTCGTTTCCAACCAGGAAGTCATGGTAGTACGTTTGGTGGGAATCCTTTAGCAACAGCAGCTGGAATTGCGACAATGAATCAAATCATTCAAACCGATATTTTATCATCAGCAAAGGAACAAATGGACCAATTAAAGGAAAAATTACTCGAATTAAAAATGCGACATACGGTCATAAAAGAGGTTAGAGGACTTGGTTTTTTACTTGGTGTCGAAATAGATGGTGAGGCAAATAAAATCGTCCAACTTGCGATAGAGGAGAAGTTACTTGTTTTAACAGCAGGACCTCACGTTGTACGGATTTTGCCACCACTTACGGTAACAAGTGATGATATGAAGTTATTCATCGAACGATTTGACAAAGTTCTAGAGAAGATGGAATAA